One region of Ornithinibacter aureus genomic DNA includes:
- a CDS encoding DNA glycosylase AlkZ-like family protein: MRTASLPQVRRRRLATQRLSAAGLPHGGDVVRLLTAVQSQDAPLAAWSLAMRMPPGTTCAGLLAEQSTGGWVRTHVLRPTWHHLAPEDLRWMQRATGPRVESSLNGRRRGLGLDDDLILRAFGVLERVLAGPTPHTRRELRPRFEAAGLPTDVERLAHLLIVAELRSFICSGPPRGAEHTYVLADETLPPAPP, from the coding sequence ATGCGCACGGCATCCCTGCCCCAGGTGCGCCGACGGCGGTTGGCCACCCAGCGCCTGTCGGCGGCCGGGCTGCCGCACGGGGGTGACGTCGTGCGGCTCCTCACCGCCGTGCAGTCCCAGGACGCGCCGCTGGCCGCGTGGTCACTCGCGATGCGGATGCCGCCCGGCACCACCTGTGCGGGCCTGCTGGCCGAGCAGTCGACTGGCGGCTGGGTGCGCACCCACGTGCTGCGCCCCACCTGGCACCACCTCGCCCCCGAGGACCTGCGCTGGATGCAGCGCGCCACCGGCCCACGCGTCGAGTCATCCCTGAACGGCCGGCGCCGCGGGCTCGGGCTCGACGACGACCTGATCCTGCGCGCCTTCGGAGTGCTCGAGCGCGTCCTCGCGGGGCCGACGCCGCACACCCGCCGAGAGCTGCGGCCACGCTTCGAGGCGGCTGGCCTGCCGACCGACGTCGAGCGGCTCGCGCACCTGCTCATCGTCGCCGAGCTGCGCTCGTTCATCTGCTCGGGCCCGCCCCGCGGCGCGGAGCACACCTACGTGCTCGCCGACGAGACGCTGCCCCCGGCCCCCCCTTGA
- a CDS encoding class F sortase, producing MTSRPLRAVGVALIVLAVALLTWVMQRDGDAVPVAATPAATTPAPSITPSTPSPTPTPTPTPTPTASTSKAPSTEGLRIRIPAIGLDRAMRGEGLSSNGTIDPAPGTVMWFTGYERVRPGKVGTAVIAAHVATGKRPDVFADLADVKVGDTVEVFEGGKTVKYRVTRAGAIDKKKVTTDQTVWGENTSRTRLAIITCDDAYGLRGDGHRVANFVVIADKV from the coding sequence ATGACTTCTCGCCCACTGCGTGCGGTGGGCGTGGCCCTGATCGTCCTCGCCGTCGCGCTGCTCACCTGGGTGATGCAGCGCGACGGCGATGCCGTTCCCGTCGCGGCCACCCCAGCCGCGACGACCCCGGCGCCATCGATCACCCCGAGCACTCCCAGCCCCACGCCAACGCCCACGCCGACACCAACCCCGACGGCATCCACGAGCAAGGCGCCCTCGACCGAGGGCTTGCGCATCCGGATCCCGGCCATCGGGCTGGACCGCGCCATGCGCGGGGAGGGGCTGAGCTCGAACGGCACGATCGACCCAGCCCCGGGCACCGTGATGTGGTTCACGGGGTACGAGCGGGTGCGCCCCGGCAAGGTCGGCACGGCCGTCATCGCCGCTCACGTCGCCACCGGGAAGCGGCCCGACGTCTTCGCCGACCTGGCTGACGTCAAGGTCGGCGACACCGTCGAGGTGTTCGAGGGTGGGAAGACCGTGAAGTACCGCGTGACTCGGGCTGGCGCCATCGACAAGAAGAAGGTCACCACCGACCAGACGGTCTGGGGTGAGAACACCTCGCGGACCCGGCTGGCGATCATCACCTGCGATGACGCCTACGGTCTGCGCGGTGACGGTCACCGGGTCGCCAACTTCGTCGTCATCGCCGACAAGGTCTGA
- a CDS encoding LysM peptidoglycan-binding domain-containing protein has product MSALAWDHTELGYAGPAPKRPHLVLVQGGARTTADAGGVRLTRRGRLALFLLVLAVVAVTSLTGLRGAGASEPLRAVTVAPGETLSQIAVAELPTLSMDQAIVAIQIANNLSTAQVSAGQQLVIPSS; this is encoded by the coding sequence ATGAGTGCACTCGCGTGGGACCACACCGAGCTCGGGTACGCCGGGCCGGCCCCGAAGCGTCCTCACCTCGTCCTCGTGCAGGGTGGCGCGCGAACCACGGCGGATGCCGGTGGCGTTCGCCTCACGCGCCGCGGTCGCCTGGCGCTGTTCCTCCTCGTGCTCGCGGTGGTCGCAGTGACCAGCCTGACCGGGCTGCGCGGGGCAGGGGCGAGTGAGCCGCTGCGGGCCGTGACGGTCGCCCCGGGCGAGACGTTGTCGCAGATCGCCGTGGCCGAGCTGCCGACTTTGTCGATGGACCAGGCCATCGTCGCGATCCAGATCGCCAACAACCTCAGTACCGCGCAGGTCAGCGCCGGCCAGCAGCTGGTGATCCCGAGCTCCTGA
- the lexA gene encoding transcriptional repressor LexA, producing the protein MARPRNADIHEMPDRGDGGALTHRQRKVLEVIRNSIDRRGYPPSMREIGDAVGLTSPSSVAHQLSALERKGYLRRDPNRPRAIEVISPDTASDEPGYRGVPDHDDEDVTGINDQRPEATYVPVLGQIAAGVPITADEVVEDVFPLPRQIVGEGSLFLLRVVGDSMIDAAICDGDWVVVRQQPNAENGDIVAAMLDNEATVKTFKRRDGKVWLMPHNPEFSPIDGDHATILGKVTAVLRRV; encoded by the coding sequence ATGGCACGTCCGAGGAACGCCGACATCCACGAGATGCCCGACCGCGGCGACGGCGGCGCGCTCACCCATCGCCAGCGCAAGGTCCTCGAGGTCATCCGCAACTCCATCGACCGGCGCGGCTACCCGCCGAGCATGCGCGAGATCGGCGACGCCGTCGGTCTGACCTCCCCCAGCTCGGTCGCCCACCAGCTCTCGGCCCTGGAACGCAAGGGCTACCTGCGGCGCGACCCGAACCGCCCCCGGGCGATCGAGGTCATCTCCCCCGACACCGCGAGCGACGAGCCCGGCTACCGCGGCGTGCCCGACCACGACGACGAGGACGTCACCGGCATCAACGACCAGCGGCCGGAGGCCACCTACGTGCCGGTGCTCGGTCAGATCGCTGCTGGTGTGCCGATCACCGCGGACGAGGTCGTCGAGGACGTCTTCCCCCTCCCCCGCCAGATCGTCGGCGAGGGGTCGCTGTTCCTCCTGCGGGTCGTCGGCGACTCGATGATCGACGCCGCGATCTGCGACGGCGACTGGGTCGTCGTGCGCCAGCAGCCCAATGCCGAGAACGGCGACATCGTCGCGGCGATGCTCGACAACGAGGCCACCGTCAAGACCTTCAAGCGGCGCGACGGCAAGGTCTGGCTGATGCCGCACAACCCGGAGTTCTCACCGATCGACGGAGACCACGCAACGATCCTGGGCAAGGTCACTGCAGTCCTGCGCCGCGTCTGA
- a CDS encoding DUF4259 domain-containing protein, whose translation MGATGSGPFENDDALDFLGDLEDLPRDQRPAVVLAALETVLRSSGYIEAPEMCEAVAGAAAVGASVNPAAAQGEPYLPQWLIDEPLPTGDQELVEKSRQVLRRAVRSHANEWWELWEEAGLAGDVTASCRRALAWLGDRDD comes from the coding sequence ATGGGAGCCACCGGATCAGGACCCTTCGAGAACGACGACGCACTCGACTTCCTCGGTGATCTGGAGGACCTGCCGCGCGACCAGCGACCGGCCGTCGTCCTGGCTGCGCTCGAGACCGTGCTCCGGTCGTCGGGGTACATCGAGGCGCCGGAGATGTGTGAGGCCGTGGCGGGTGCCGCAGCAGTGGGTGCCAGCGTGAATCCCGCTGCGGCACAGGGGGAGCCATACCTTCCGCAGTGGCTCATCGACGAGCCCCTGCCGACGGGCGATCAGGAGCTCGTGGAGAAGTCGCGGCAGGTGCTGCGCCGCGCGGTGCGCTCGCACGCCAACGAGTGGTGGGAGCTGTGGGAGGAGGCCGGGCTCGCCGGTGACGTCACGGCATCCTGCCGTCGGGCCCTGGCGTGGCTCGGCGACCGCGACGACTGA
- a CDS encoding NAD-dependent protein deacetylase has protein sequence MPDAVAPLTLALSSAAPLTQASLEAVAELLLDHPGTLVLTGAGMSTDSGIPDYRGPDGQRRVTPMQHGEFVGSSAARQRYWARSFIGWQRFSHAEPNDCHRSVSALQARGVLGPVITQNVDGLHQAAGSRDVTELHGTLAEVLCLTCGTRTDRDLLQARMAEQNPGFEALASGEASDGSRVSSQIRPDGDIVLDDALVTAFHLPHCTTCGADTLKPDVVFFGGSVPRERVDACYALTDEAPALLVLGSSLAVMSGLRFVRHAAKRGIPVMAITRGPTRGDDLMTVRVDAPLRPSLRALVDHQA, from the coding sequence ATGCCGGATGCCGTCGCGCCACTCACCCTTGCGCTCTCCTCTGCGGCACCACTCACCCAGGCGTCGCTCGAAGCGGTGGCCGAGCTGCTGTTGGACCACCCGGGAACGCTCGTGCTCACCGGGGCCGGGATGTCGACCGACAGCGGCATCCCGGACTACCGAGGCCCGGACGGCCAGCGCCGGGTCACCCCTATGCAGCACGGTGAGTTCGTCGGCAGCAGCGCGGCTCGGCAGCGCTACTGGGCACGATCGTTCATCGGTTGGCAGCGGTTCAGCCACGCCGAGCCCAACGACTGCCACCGCTCGGTATCGGCGCTTCAGGCGCGTGGTGTGCTCGGGCCGGTCATCACCCAGAACGTCGACGGTCTGCACCAGGCCGCCGGCAGTCGAGATGTCACCGAACTGCATGGCACGCTCGCCGAGGTGCTGTGCCTGACCTGCGGCACACGCACCGACCGCGACCTGCTCCAGGCCCGCATGGCCGAGCAGAATCCGGGGTTCGAGGCGCTCGCGTCGGGCGAGGCGTCGGACGGGTCGCGGGTGAGCAGCCAGATCCGCCCGGACGGCGACATCGTGCTCGACGACGCGCTCGTCACCGCGTTCCACCTGCCGCACTGCACCACCTGCGGCGCCGACACCCTCAAACCCGATGTCGTCTTCTTCGGAGGCTCGGTCCCACGAGAGCGGGTCGACGCCTGCTACGCCCTGACCGACGAGGCGCCGGCCCTGCTCGTGCTGGGTTCGTCGCTGGCCGTGATGTCGGGACTGCGGTTCGTCCGGCACGCCGCGAAGCGCGGCATCCCCGTCATGGCCATCACCCGCGGACCCACACGGGGCGACGACCTCATGACGGTGCGCGTGGATGCCCCACTTCGGCCGAGCCTGCGCGCCCTGGTCGATCACCAGGCCTGA
- a CDS encoding LysR family transcriptional regulator → MIDAAGLRVMKAIADEGSFTAAATSLGYTQPAISQMVRRLEQRTGTVLVERVGRNVRLTEAGQVLARHATPVLAAIDAAEEEVAAIAGLRSGRVRLMAFPSASATLVPRALSLVKKRFPDVSITLTEAEPPESLAALKAGECDLAVAFAYEGTDIGRGEEDLDQFVITKLLDDEVRLAVPEGHGVSSQENVDLSVLADEPWIAGCPRCRGHLLQLTHDAGFRPDVAYETEDYVAVMGLVAEGLGVALIPDLILRTVHHPDVVALPITPASRRSIMAVTTSDLQRVPAVKATLEALTESAAAQSTASTVRAPEPTFSI, encoded by the coding sequence ATGATCGATGCCGCAGGACTCCGGGTCATGAAGGCCATCGCCGACGAAGGCAGCTTCACCGCGGCCGCGACCTCGCTGGGCTACACGCAGCCGGCGATCTCGCAGATGGTGCGGCGCCTCGAGCAGCGCACGGGCACCGTGCTCGTCGAACGCGTCGGGCGCAACGTCCGCCTCACCGAGGCCGGCCAGGTGCTCGCGCGCCACGCGACCCCGGTGCTCGCTGCCATCGACGCGGCCGAGGAAGAGGTCGCTGCGATCGCGGGGCTGCGCAGCGGACGGGTGCGACTCATGGCCTTCCCCTCGGCCTCGGCGACTCTGGTGCCGCGCGCGCTGTCGCTGGTCAAGAAGCGCTTCCCCGACGTCAGCATCACCCTCACCGAGGCCGAGCCCCCCGAGAGCCTGGCAGCGCTGAAGGCCGGCGAGTGCGACCTCGCGGTGGCGTTCGCCTACGAGGGCACCGACATCGGTCGGGGCGAGGAGGACCTCGACCAGTTCGTCATCACCAAGCTCCTCGATGACGAGGTGCGCCTGGCCGTTCCCGAGGGCCACGGCGTCTCCTCGCAGGAGAACGTCGACCTCTCGGTGCTCGCCGACGAACCGTGGATCGCCGGCTGCCCGCGCTGTCGGGGCCACCTGCTGCAGCTGACGCACGACGCCGGGTTCCGCCCCGACGTCGCCTACGAGACCGAGGACTACGTGGCCGTCATGGGCCTGGTCGCCGAGGGTCTTGGCGTGGCGCTCATCCCTGACCTCATCCTGCGCACGGTGCACCACCCCGACGTCGTCGCCCTGCCCATCACCCCGGCGTCGCGTCGCTCGATCATGGCCGTCACCACCTCTGACCTGCAGCGCGTGCCGGCGGTCAAGGCGACCCTCGAGGCCCTCACCGAGAGCGCCGCGGCCCAGTCGACGGCCTCGACGGTGCGCGCCCCGGAGCCGACCTTCTCGATCTGA
- a CDS encoding ComEC/Rec2 family competence protein, with amino-acid sequence MNGLSDAASGAGGAVLSESDGRASAPGGVGFGAALARRRATSSTDLRLLAPAVVAWVVAAATLAMPVAGHLWVAAAAIGVAAVASAVSAVSGVSAARFMLCWLVVLTMVLVVILQLAAAGHSVLRVRGGVQELVDQRAVVTALVVITGDPLTLPSRGDTPRVLREATVVHLDARGRQRAAGAPVLLTGDAVLTDPAWRSTVQLTGRLRPTEPGDDRVASLAVTGTPRVIAPPGAVASAAEHLRAGLRGAVDGAPADPRGLLPGLVIGDTSQTPPDLTEAMRATGMTHLTAVSGSNVAVVVGLVLGLCVLLGVPLWARPVLALVALAGFVVLARPEPSVVRAAAMGAIGLIGLSRSRRSAGPPVLGAAIIVVLVVDPWLARSFGFALSSVATLGLLLFTRPWGEAIGARLPVRLASMGPALAVPVAAQAMTAPLVVLLQGSVSIVGVVANLLAAPLVPIATVAGVAASLTSVIWSDGARLIAWAGVLPAWGIARVARWFAEVPGGTMPWPDGAPGALLLAGLTVVVLLTGRALATGAAAHPVLALGCVLTLAASLVPTGTVTWPPQGWRVVVCDVGQGDAVVVRTGADSALLVDAGPDPPLVDGCLSRLGVTTLDAVVLTHLHADHVDGLVGAIDGRRVGQLFITPVREPADSAAHVDALAVRHSIPVRPLSAGDRLTLGEMDAVVWSPWRRIADGSVPNNASVVLAVRAGEVDALLLGDIEREAAHDLLLRLRREPSMAQAAGGFDLVKTPHHGSANLDDDLMAAVRAPVGVISVGADNDYGHPAPKHLDLLRRNGYAIYRTDQRGDVAIAERGDDVIVTTSR; translated from the coding sequence GTGAACGGGCTGAGCGATGCGGCATCCGGCGCGGGTGGAGCCGTGCTGAGCGAGAGCGACGGCCGGGCCTCAGCGCCCGGGGGTGTCGGCTTCGGGGCCGCCCTGGCCCGTCGCCGGGCGACCTCGAGCACCGACCTCAGGTTGCTCGCGCCAGCCGTCGTCGCGTGGGTGGTCGCCGCCGCGACCCTGGCCATGCCGGTGGCCGGCCACCTGTGGGTGGCTGCCGCGGCGATCGGGGTGGCCGCGGTGGCGAGCGCGGTGTCTGCGGTGTCCGGGGTGTCCGCGGCACGGTTCATGCTGTGCTGGCTGGTGGTGCTGACGATGGTGCTGGTCGTCATCCTCCAGCTGGCGGCGGCCGGGCACTCGGTGCTTCGCGTGCGCGGCGGGGTGCAGGAGCTCGTCGACCAGCGGGCCGTCGTGACCGCCCTCGTCGTCATCACCGGCGACCCGCTGACCCTGCCCTCGCGCGGTGACACCCCGCGGGTGCTGCGCGAGGCGACCGTGGTGCACCTCGACGCGCGCGGTCGTCAGCGGGCCGCCGGGGCGCCGGTGCTGCTCACCGGCGACGCTGTATTGACCGACCCCGCGTGGCGGTCGACGGTCCAGCTCACCGGCCGGCTGCGCCCCACCGAACCGGGCGATGACCGAGTGGCGAGCCTCGCAGTGACCGGCACCCCGAGGGTCATCGCGCCACCCGGTGCAGTTGCTTCGGCCGCCGAGCACCTGCGCGCAGGGCTGCGCGGCGCCGTCGACGGGGCACCAGCCGATCCACGCGGTCTGTTGCCCGGCCTGGTCATCGGCGACACGAGCCAGACCCCGCCCGACCTCACCGAGGCGATGCGCGCCACCGGCATGACCCACCTGACCGCGGTCAGCGGCAGCAACGTGGCCGTCGTCGTCGGTCTCGTCCTCGGGCTGTGCGTCCTGCTGGGGGTTCCCCTGTGGGCCAGGCCGGTGCTGGCGCTGGTGGCCCTGGCCGGCTTCGTCGTGCTCGCCAGGCCCGAGCCGAGCGTCGTGCGGGCCGCGGCGATGGGGGCGATCGGGCTGATCGGGCTCAGCAGGTCGCGGCGCTCGGCCGGGCCGCCCGTGCTCGGTGCGGCCATCATCGTCGTGCTCGTCGTCGACCCATGGCTGGCGAGGTCGTTCGGCTTCGCGCTGTCCTCGGTGGCGACCCTCGGTTTGCTGCTGTTCACCCGGCCGTGGGGTGAGGCCATCGGTGCCCGCCTGCCCGTGCGGCTGGCCTCGATGGGGCCCGCGCTCGCCGTGCCGGTCGCGGCCCAGGCCATGACCGCGCCCCTGGTCGTGCTGCTCCAGGGGTCGGTCAGCATCGTCGGCGTGGTCGCCAACCTGCTCGCCGCACCCTTGGTGCCGATCGCGACGGTCGCCGGCGTCGCGGCATCCCTGACCTCGGTGATCTGGAGCGATGGTGCCCGACTCATCGCCTGGGCCGGGGTGCTGCCCGCATGGGGCATCGCGAGGGTGGCCCGGTGGTTCGCCGAGGTCCCCGGCGGCACGATGCCGTGGCCGGACGGTGCGCCCGGGGCCCTGCTCCTCGCGGGGCTCACCGTGGTCGTGCTGCTCACGGGGCGTGCTCTCGCCACGGGGGCCGCCGCTCACCCGGTTCTTGCCCTCGGGTGCGTCCTGACGCTGGCCGCCTCACTCGTGCCCACCGGGACGGTCACATGGCCGCCGCAGGGATGGCGGGTCGTCGTCTGTGACGTCGGGCAGGGTGATGCCGTCGTGGTGCGAACCGGCGCAGACAGTGCCCTCCTCGTCGATGCCGGGCCCGATCCTCCACTCGTCGACGGCTGCCTTTCCCGCCTCGGGGTCACGACCCTGGATGCCGTCGTTCTCACCCACCTGCACGCCGACCACGTCGACGGACTCGTCGGGGCGATCGACGGCCGGCGGGTGGGCCAGCTGTTCATCACCCCGGTTCGCGAACCTGCCGACAGCGCGGCGCACGTCGACGCGCTCGCGGTGCGCCACAGCATCCCCGTACGGCCCTTGTCCGCGGGCGACCGGCTCACGCTCGGCGAGATGGATGCCGTCGTGTGGAGCCCGTGGCGACGCATCGCTGACGGGTCGGTGCCGAACAACGCGAGCGTGGTGCTTGCCGTGCGTGCCGGCGAGGTCGACGCCCTGTTGCTGGGCGACATCGAGCGTGAGGCGGCGCACGACCTGCTGCTGCGGTTGCGGCGCGAGCCGTCGATGGCTCAGGCGGCAGGTGGGTTCGATCTTGTGAAGACCCCGCACCACGGGAGTGCGAACCTCGATGACGACCTCATGGCGGCGGTGCGGGCCCCCGTCGGGGTGATCAGCGTCGGCGCCGACAACGACTACGGCCACCCGGCCCCGAAGCACCTGGACCTGCTGCGGCGCAACGGGTACGCCATATACCGCACCGACCAGCGTGGCGACGTGGCGATCGCCGAGCGTGGCGACGACGTCATCGTCACGACCAGCCGCTGA
- a CDS encoding ComEA family DNA-binding protein, with protein MTAPRGWFRLPAAFVDARWQPGRAAVLGVVVVGVLAVLIFGLRVLWASADAEGTVIAPGGGSRAGPNGLSAGAAPVGVAPSAGQRLSTTGPSATSGAQTAPSGSAIAEPGGGGGTAAAGPASAVVVVHVVGQVKRPGVRELPAGSRVAQAVAAAGGAKSGADLSRVNLARVLTDGEQVRIPSPGDPVDPRELTGPGAAPGAGGGGAGGAGAGSGGQVALNSADLAALDTLPGVGPVLAQRILDWRTQHGRFTSVDELGEVSGIGEKLLSQLTPLVTL; from the coding sequence GTGACCGCCCCCCGTGGGTGGTTCCGGCTGCCCGCGGCGTTCGTCGATGCGCGCTGGCAGCCCGGCCGGGCCGCCGTGCTCGGGGTGGTGGTCGTGGGGGTGCTGGCCGTGCTCATCTTCGGGCTGCGGGTGCTGTGGGCGAGCGCGGATGCCGAGGGCACGGTGATCGCTCCGGGCGGCGGTTCGCGCGCCGGGCCGAATGGGCTCAGTGCAGGCGCCGCCCCGGTGGGCGTGGCGCCGTCGGCGGGGCAGCGGCTGTCCACCACGGGGCCATCGGCGACCTCGGGCGCGCAGACGGCGCCGTCGGGGTCGGCGATTGCGGAGCCCGGTGGGGGAGGGGGGACCGCGGCGGCCGGCCCGGCATCCGCCGTCGTGGTCGTGCACGTCGTCGGCCAGGTCAAGCGCCCTGGGGTTCGCGAGCTGCCGGCAGGGTCGCGGGTGGCGCAGGCGGTCGCAGCTGCCGGCGGCGCGAAGAGCGGAGCGGACCTCAGCCGGGTCAACCTGGCGCGGGTGCTGACCGACGGTGAGCAGGTGCGGATTCCGTCCCCGGGTGATCCGGTCGATCCGCGTGAGCTCACCGGGCCCGGCGCTGCGCCCGGTGCTGGTGGCGGCGGCGCGGGTGGGGCCGGCGCGGGTTCCGGTGGGCAGGTGGCGCTGAACTCGGCCGACCTCGCTGCCCTGGACACGCTGCCCGGGGTGGGGCCCGTTCTCGCGCAACGAATCCTCGACTGGCGCACCCAGCACGGACGGTTCACGAGTGTCGACGAACTCGGGGAGGTGAGCGGCATCGGCGAGAAGCTGCTGTCCCAGCTGACACCGCTGGTGACCCTGTGA
- a CDS encoding glycerol-3-phosphate acyltransferase, with translation MGLYVIQLCGVAALSFLVGSINPATILARALGRDLRSSGSGNPGATNAARVLGPRWGVVVLLLDVAKAWLPSLLVLRSMGTLAAIVAGTAVVLGHMFSPFLRGKGGKGVASALGALLAIAPWVALGAVVVFVLAKTVLPFVGEASVVTMLVVAAVGVAAVAGVVPGVSQLVGGWLIVLPLLVLSRHQRNIRAWLMRRKRRQA, from the coding sequence ATGGGCCTGTACGTCATCCAGCTGTGCGGCGTCGCCGCACTCAGCTTCCTCGTGGGATCGATCAATCCCGCGACGATCCTCGCTCGCGCACTCGGCCGTGACCTGCGGTCGTCCGGCTCGGGGAACCCCGGGGCGACCAACGCGGCCCGGGTGCTGGGCCCCCGCTGGGGGGTCGTCGTGCTGCTCCTCGACGTCGCGAAGGCGTGGCTGCCGAGCCTGCTCGTGCTGCGCAGCATGGGCACCCTGGCCGCCATCGTCGCCGGCACCGCCGTCGTGCTCGGGCACATGTTCAGCCCGTTCCTTCGTGGCAAGGGCGGAAAGGGAGTGGCCAGCGCACTCGGGGCGCTCCTCGCCATCGCGCCCTGGGTCGCGCTCGGGGCGGTTGTGGTGTTCGTGCTGGCCAAGACGGTGCTGCCGTTCGTCGGTGAGGCCTCCGTCGTGACGATGCTCGTCGTCGCCGCCGTCGGGGTGGCCGCCGTGGCGGGGGTGGTGCCCGGTGTCTCGCAGCTCGTCGGGGGGTGGCTCATCGTGCTGCCGCTGCTCGTGCTCTCGCGCCACCAGCGCAACATCCGGGCGTGGCTGATGCGTCGCAAGCGCCGCCAGGCCTGA
- a CDS encoding DegV family protein has product MSTALVTDSTAYLPSALLDGLDIRVVPLHVVVGGRTHSEGVDIDPAAVAAALRAFTPVTTSRPTPAAFIDAYEAAAAAGADSVVSVHLSEAMSSTIGSAHLAASESPIPVTVIDSRALGMVMGFAVLAGARLAAGGASAGEVADAVRATCAGASVMFYVDTLEYLRRGGRIGKAGAMLGSALAIKPILGLRDGQIVPLERVRTSSRAIARLEELAVDAAQAAGAADAGGAGGNGGGVDVAVHHLDSPERAERLAERLRARLGPGTEVVVVELGAVVGAHVGPGTLAVAVVPRVVPLVPPGAPPAVAR; this is encoded by the coding sequence GTGAGCACCGCCCTCGTCACCGACTCCACGGCCTACCTGCCGTCCGCGCTGCTCGACGGTCTGGACATCCGGGTCGTGCCGCTGCACGTCGTCGTCGGCGGGCGCACCCACTCCGAGGGCGTCGACATCGACCCCGCGGCCGTGGCGGCCGCCCTGCGAGCGTTCACCCCGGTCACGACGTCACGGCCCACCCCGGCGGCGTTCATCGACGCCTACGAGGCGGCGGCGGCCGCCGGCGCCGACTCGGTGGTCTCGGTGCACCTGTCCGAGGCGATGTCGAGCACCATCGGCAGCGCCCACCTCGCCGCGAGCGAGTCGCCGATCCCGGTGACGGTCATCGACTCGCGAGCACTCGGGATGGTGATGGGATTCGCGGTGCTCGCGGGGGCGCGGCTGGCCGCTGGCGGGGCATCGGCCGGGGAGGTCGCGGATGCCGTTCGCGCCACGTGCGCAGGAGCGAGCGTCATGTTCTACGTCGACACCCTGGAATACCTGCGCCGCGGTGGGCGGATCGGCAAGGCCGGGGCGATGCTCGGTTCGGCCCTGGCGATCAAGCCGATCCTCGGGCTGCGCGACGGGCAGATCGTGCCGCTGGAACGGGTGCGAACGTCGTCACGGGCCATCGCCCGTCTCGAGGAGCTCGCGGTCGATGCGGCCCAGGCTGCGGGTGCTGCGGATGCTGGGGGTGCCGGGGGTAATGGCGGCGGAGTCGATGTCGCCGTGCACCACCTCGACTCACCGGAGCGCGCCGAGCGACTGGCCGAGCGGTTGCGGGCGCGGCTGGGGCCGGGCACCGAGGTCGTCGTCGTCGAGCTCGGTGCCGTCGTCGGGGCGCATGTCGGGCCGGGAACGCTCGCCGTGGCCGTGGTGCCCCGCGTCGTGCCGCTCGTACCTCCGGGTGCGCCGCCTGCGGTGGCGCGCTGA
- a CDS encoding acyl-ACP desaturase, translating into MADLDTGRLLAALEPVAEENLNRHLATAQEWMPHEYVPWSLGRDFKELGGEPWSVEQSQLSPIARTALEVNLLTEDNLPSYHREIERAFGRDSAWGAWVNRWTAEEGRHAFCIRDYLLVTRGVDPDELERARMDTMETGYDSGDKPLLNVCAYVSFQELATRVSHRNTGKFTDEPIAEKLLIRVAKDENLHMIFYRNIIQAALELTPNQTMRAITDEVVNFQMPGAIIPGFGRKAVQMAMAGIYDLRIHHDDIVQPLLRQWGIWELEGLDADGEAARDQLAAAVAALDAEATRFVEKREERAAKIAARKNA; encoded by the coding sequence ATGGCCGATCTCGACACCGGACGACTGCTCGCAGCCCTCGAGCCCGTGGCGGAGGAGAACCTCAACCGCCACCTCGCCACCGCCCAGGAGTGGATGCCGCACGAGTACGTCCCCTGGTCCCTCGGCCGCGACTTCAAGGAGCTCGGCGGTGAGCCGTGGTCGGTGGAGCAGTCCCAGCTGTCGCCGATCGCCCGCACGGCGCTCGAGGTCAACCTGCTCACCGAGGACAACCTTCCGAGCTACCACCGCGAGATCGAGCGCGCGTTCGGCCGCGACAGCGCGTGGGGGGCCTGGGTGAACCGCTGGACCGCCGAGGAGGGCCGCCACGCGTTCTGCATCCGCGACTACCTGCTCGTCACGCGTGGGGTCGACCCCGACGAGCTCGAGCGGGCCCGCATGGACACCATGGAGACCGGTTACGACTCCGGTGACAAGCCGCTGCTCAACGTCTGCGCCTACGTCTCCTTCCAGGAACTGGCCACCCGGGTCTCGCACCGCAACACCGGCAAGTTCACCGACGAGCCGATCGCGGAGAAGCTGCTGATCAGGGTCGCCAAGGACGAGAACCTGCACATGATCTTCTACCGCAACATCATCCAGGCGGCGCTCGAGCTGACGCCCAACCAGACGATGCGGGCGATCACCGACGAGGTCGTGAACTTCCAGATGCCGGGCGCGATCATCCCCGGCTTCGGGCGCAAGGCCGTGCAGATGGCGATGGCCGGCATCTACGACCTGCGCATCCACCACGACGACATCGTCCAGCCGCTGCTGCGCCAGTGGGGCATCTGGGAGCTCGAGGGCCTCGACGCCGACGGTGAGGCTGCCCGCGACCAGCTCGCCGCGGCCGTCGCCGCCCTCGACGCTGAGGCCACCCGCTTCGTGGAGAAGCGCGAGGAGCGGGCGGCCAAGATCGCGGCACGCAAGAACGCGTGA